tatttgacttgacatattcattaagaaaatatatatatatatatatatatatatatatattgataagaacaatttataaatGGAAAAAGATGAAGTAAATAAATATCTCGTTTTTTATCCAgctattaaactaaaaatttcaTTGACAGCTGCAAAACGCAAAacatacccccccccccccttcccaCCCACATCCCTCGTACTGAACTAGTGAACTTGCAAATTGTTTAAAAATCTCATGCCTACGGCTACCCCACCAAGGCCCATTCCCTCTATATTCCAAGAATTTGCACGTTAACGTCCCGCTCTCCCCTCACTCCATTGATACACTCACTACAATACACTCCCCCATAGAAAATATCTTCGATTTTCATTAaacaagttcaagaattcatcaattttttgcCTACGATTCTTTGCTAAGCGGGTTTGGTAAGTCTTTTGAACAGCTACTTAAACAGTTCACCACATATATAGACTTATAACTGAAAAGGGGTATGTgctaattttcaaaaaaaaaaaaattgttctgtGGCGCCTCCCTGCATATGCCAACAATGTCTATAGGTGCAGAAAAGTAAAAGGGTTTGAGAGAACagaatttcaattcaagattacaTCTTTTTACAAGTTGTGATCTCacaattcttctttttttttttctttttgagaagAATTTAGGAAAAGGTCTTTTTCAGATCTCTTTTCTAGCATCTTTTCTTATGGCAGATTCAAGAAAGTACATTACTAGTGAGGAACTGAAGAATCACAACAAACCAGGGGATCTGTGGATATCCATTCAGGGTAAGGTGTATGATGTATCAAATTGGGTGAAGGAACATCCTGGTGGTGATTTCCCACTGTTGAATCTTGCTGGACAGGATGTTACTGATGCATTTGTTGCATTCCATCCTGCTACTGCTTGGCAGTATCTTGACAAGTTCTTTAAGGGGTTTTACCTCAACAATTATTCTGCTTCTGAGGTATCTAAGGATTATAGAAGGCTTGTGTCTGAGTTCACTAAAATGGGGTTGTTTGAAAAGAAAGGTCATGTTTGTTTATTCACCATGTGCTTAATGGCAATGTTGTTTTCCCTAAGTGTTTATGGAATCTTGTGTTGTCAAAGTGTGTTGGCACATTTGATAAGTGGTGGCTTGATGGGGTGTCTTTGGATACAGAGTGGGTGGATTGGTCATGATTCAGGGCATTATCAGGTGATGAGCACTCGTGGGTTCAACAGATTTGCTCAAGTTCTTACTGGGAATTGCCTTGCTGGAATCAGCATTGCTTGGTGGAAGTGGAACCACAATGCTCACCACATTGCCTGCAACAGTCTTGAATATGACCCTGATCTTCAGCACATGCCATTCTTTGCGGTATCTTCCATGTTTTTCGACTCACTCACTTCTTATTTTTACGATAGGAAGAtgaattttgattcttttaCTAGATTCTTGGTTAGTCATCAACATTGGACATTTTATCCTGTTATGTGTTTTGCTAGAATCAATTTGTTTGCTCAGTCATTCATATTGTTATTATCCAACAAAAATGTGCCCCATCGAGTTCAGGAGCTTTTTGGGGTGGTTTCTTTCTGGATTTGGTATCCGTTGCTTGTTTCTTGCTTGCCAAACTGGGGCGAAAGAATTGTGTTTGTTCTTGCTAGTTTCACAGTGACTGGAATTCAACATGTTCAATTCTGTTTGAACCATTTCTCATCTGAAATTTATGTTGCACCACCTAAAGGAAATGATTGGTTTGAGAAGCAAACTAATGGCTCTCTCGACATATCATGCCCCAGTTGGATGGATTGGTTTCATGGTGGATTGCAGTTTCAGATTGAGCATCATTTGTTTCCTAGATTACCAAGATGCCAACTGAGGAAAGTCTCTCCTTTTGTGAAAGACCTCTGTAAAAAGCATGGTTTACCTTACAGTTGTGTCTCCTTCTGGAAGTCTAATGTTTTGACCATCAGCACCCTCAGAGCTGCAGCTTTGCAGGCTCGGGATTTAACTAAGCCTGTTCCAAAGAATCTAGTTTGGGAAGCCGTCAACACTCACGGTTGAGACTGAGGAGCTCAAGGAAATCCATGGGATCATTTCCTCATGATCGATGGATTGGAGAAAAGTGCTTCtgtttgtattatttattcCTAGTATTGATCAATTCTAGCAACTATAATCTTCATCTCCATTTTACTGGGAATGCATATCATTGTAATATCTAAAGAGAACAATCGTATTATGTCATTCTATTAAGgcttaattatttgtatttgatcTAGATAACAACAGGAAAATTCATATTTTCCCTCCCTGGTTCGATTTAATGTATACTAAATATGACCAAAGTAGTAGCTTTGCAGGTTACTGCAGATCTTGTTTACTGCTCTAGCACCAGGTTAAAAGTTATCGTGTTTTTTCTGCCTTTTGGCTCTTTTCCTCATTCACTTTGCTAGGCCCTTGGTAGGTTTTGTTGTCTACTGAATGTTTTGGAGTACAGGTTCAAGTATGCTTGTGACATAGGAATTCTCTATTCTCGTGGCCGTTC
This genomic stretch from Solanum stenotomum isolate F172 chromosome 10, ASM1918654v1, whole genome shotgun sequence harbors:
- the LOC125841119 gene encoding acyl-lipid (9-3)-desaturase-like; this translates as MADSRKYITSEELKNHNKPGDLWISIQGKVYDVSNWVKEHPGGDFPLLNLAGQDVTDAFVAFHPATAWQYLDKFFKGFYLNNYSASEVSKDYRRLVSEFTKMGLFEKKGHVCLFTMCLMAMLFSLSVYGILCCQSVLAHLISGGLMGCLWIQSGWIGHDSGHYQVMSTRGFNRFAQVLTGNCLAGISIAWWKWNHNAHHIACNSLEYDPDLQHMPFFAVSSMFFDSLTSYFYDRKMNFDSFTRFLVSHQHWTFYPVMCFARINLFAQSFILLLSNKNVPHRVQELFGVVSFWIWYPLLVSCLPNWGERIVFVLASFTVTGIQHVQFCLNHFSSEIYVAPPKGNDWFEKQTNGSLDISCPSWMDWFHGGLQFQIEHHLFPRLPRCQLRKVSPFVKDLCKKHGLPYSCVSFWKSNVLTISTLRAAALQARDLTKPVPKNLVWEAVNTHG